A portion of the Rhizoctonia solani chromosome 6, complete sequence genome contains these proteins:
- a CDS encoding glycoside hydrolase family 16 protein, with translation MHRRASSKMGGENLRLDIPTPNAYGAPESPQSQTAPLFSSGTSTPVLAGYASSRSSTQTFSAQHMKVPIVGMTGAMPAQSEISFSSKYSLSPDPARWDSHMLNEPDDELHRPDPRRDRKLDSAGTLFTARGIVNLGCLIILLWADFSLVSPCCFLSSQFTYTNKSSAVYPMVSYLVKRPSTTLGGYNLGGVNASGQVPEMGNFGLIDNDTPESAYYHTSLNDGSEWELVFSDEFNADGRSFYPGDDPYWEAVDLHYWGTNNLEWYSPDMITTNDGKLNITLARQKWRGMDYKGGMITSWNKFCFTGGYFVANVSLPGTSKVYGLWPAMWALGNLGRAGYGASLDGTWPYSYDTCDVGTLPNQTRPDGTPINATINGDKYNGDVLSYLPGQRLSACTCEGESHPGPKRKSSETDGKGQSGGYVGRAAPEIDVLEATVDAGTLIGHVSQSGQWAPFNYAYEWWNSTDNYKLFSNHSDSTRGGCYSVYGFEYIPGYNGYILWTNDNEPAWMIKSAGLAEDPRVEIGPRPVPVEPMFPTWMLVDWVRVYQPKGSRNVGCDPEGFPTAEYINTYIEAYTNPNLTTWIDDYGQVKPKNRRKKCDEMWPVCSRCDRTGSACIWPPPRSAFGSLGDINSHAFPGVSLEAEIDMAVSELMASSIPTSTGDLNTNGSIPLGDGSTWDYATVNVNSGSNHFVDLARLHLGHGWIYLVCRTGSALRLARGSPRPKRYECGNMLMISAPDYMAAQRLCKLRRLDPEGVAPVFRQSMMAMTRKTPIDRLFYDYTIPSDKIVKWLFRKFNASSSAKYGMLCMAGLFRADYERSMLASSWRDSLQEVYSLAIEHLSRDLENDRLSAWEKLTGLVSIMDYEFHTGQISKYFSHGNKAVPLIKAVIGGDTIDLLNLRGEQMFDVNMWAWCDILDSMATCSPTRLKYESDLGRASQRGTEENAACQDKGIEWLNGIPNILAVLLARISALRHNSNLSEQERVSKGAEIEQLVRNWDIRPLQTKDSRLRIARIAAQEIWRHTTILYVHHAIFKSGPGHPIVRDSVKNIIKISSTLEPGSNPDSFLYLPYFISAFYATSQKDRYNMRSRLVNCGNALYLRNLARCLDELWKETECPGRLTCWSDKRLPRITF, from the exons ATGCATCGACGAGCGTCGTCGAAAATGGGAGGAGAAAATCTGCGATTGGACATTCCGACCCCGAATGCGTACGGTGCGCCCGAGTCGCCCCAGAGCCAGACGGCACCGCTCTTCTCGTCTGGCACGAGCACTCCGGTCTTGGCTGGCTATGCGAGCAGTCGATCTAGCACACAGACCTTTTCTGCACAGCATATGAAGGTTCCGATTGTTGGCATGACCGGTGCTATGCCT gcccagtcggaGATATCGTTCTCGTCCAAGTATTCGCTGTCGCCTGACCCAGCACGATGGGACTCGCATATGCTGAACGAGCCAGACGACGAGCTGCACAGACCGGATCCACGACGAGATCGCAAACTGGACTCTGCCGGAACACTCTTTACCGCCAGGGGAATCGTCAATCTCGGATGTTTGATCATTCTGCTCTGGGCTGATTTCTCTCTTGTAAGCCCCTGTTGTTTCCTCTCATCGCAGTTCACCTATACGAATAAATCCAGTGCGGTATATCCAATGGTGTCGTATCTCGTCAAACGGCCCTCGACCACGCTTGGCGGGTATAATCTCGGAGGTGTCAATGCCTCGGGCCAGGTGCCCGAGATGGGCAACTTTGGCCTTATCGACAACGACACGCCCGAGAGCGCGTACTATCATACGAGTTTGAACGACGGAAGCGAATGGGAATTGGTCTTTAGCGACGAGTTCAATGCCGATGGACGCAGCTTCTATCCCGGTGACGATCCGTACTGGGAGGCCGTCGACTTGCACTACTG GGGAACAAACAACCTCGAGTGGTATTCTCCCGACATGATCACCACCAACGACGGTAAACTGAACATCACCCTGGCCCGACAGAAGTGGCGCGGCATGGACTACAAGGGCGGTATGATCACCAGTTGGAACAAGTTTTGCTTCACCGGCGGGTACTTTGTTG CCAACGTTTCTCTCCCGGGTACGTCCAAAGTGTACGGTCTCTGGCCCGCCATGTGGGCCCTCGGAAACCTCGGACGCGCAGGGTACGGCGCGAGTCTAGACGGGACGTGGCCATACAGCTAT GACACATGTGACGTTGGAACGCTGCCGAACCAGACTCGTCCGGACGGAACGCCCATCAACGCTACTATCAACGGAGACAAGTACAACGGCGATGTGCTTTCGTATCTTCCTGGCCAGAGGTTGAGCGCGTGTACTTGCGAGG GCGAATCCCATCCCGGCCCCAAGCGCAAATCATCCGAAACAGACGGAAAAGGCCAGTCTGGCGGATATGTCGGTCGCGCCGCACCCGAAATCGATGTTCTCGAGGCTACTGTCGATGCGGGAACGTTGATTGGGCATGTGTCCCAGAGTGGACAGTGGGCGCCGTTTAATTATGCCTACGAGTGGTGGAACTCTAC GGACAACTATAAACTCTTCAGCAACCACTCTGACTCAACTC GCGGCGGATGCTACTCCGTCTACGGCTTCGAGTACATCCCAGGCTACAACGGGTATATTCTCTGGACAAACGATAACGAGCCGGCGTGGATGATCAAGAGCGCCGGGTTGGCCGAGGATCCGCGTGTGGAGATTGGACCGAGGCCCGTTCCTGTTGAGCCCATG TTCCCGACGTGGATGCTGGTCGATTGGGTACGAGTCTACCAGCCCAAGGGGTCTCGCAATGTCGGATGCGATCCGGAAGGGTTCCCCACTGCCGAGTATATCAATACGTATATCGAGGCGTATACCAACCCCA ATTTGACGACGTGGATAGACGACTATGGTCAGGTTAAGCCCAAGAACCG GCGTAAAAAATGCGACGAGATGTGGCCTGTTTGTTCGAGGTGCGATCGTACGGGGTCGGCATGTATTTGGCCACCACCTCGATCTGCCTTTGGTTCGTTGGGGGATATAAATAGCCATGCGTTTCCTGGTGTTTCGCTGGAAGCTGAAATCGACATGGCTGTCTCTGAATTGATGGCGAGTTCTATACCTACATCGACTGGCGACTTGAATACGAATGGATCAATACCTTTGGGTGACGGCTCTACTTGGGACTACGCAACTGTCAACGTCAACTCTGGTTCAAACCATTTTGTGGACTTGGCCCGTCTTCATCTTGGCCACGGATGGATCTATCTAGTGTGCCGAACAGGTTCTGCACTGCGCCTGGCTCGCGGATCACCAAGGCCCAAGCGATACGAATGTGGGAATATGCTCATGATTTCGGCCCCGGATTATATGGCCGCCCAAAGGTTGTGCAAACTCCGACGACTGGATCCCGAAGGGGTGGCACCTGTCTTTCGTCAATCGATGATGGCCATGACTCGAAAAACACCCATTGACCG GCTGTTTTACGACTATACTATACCTTCAGATAAAATTGTGAAATGGTTGTTTCGCAAGTTCAATGCGTCAAGTTCGGCGAAATATGGAATGTTATGTATGGCAGGGCTGTTCCGGGCCGACTATGAAAGATCGATGCTGGCTTCTTCTTGGCGAGAtagcctacaagaagtctACTCCCTCGCAATTGAACATCTTTCGCGTGACTTGGAAAACGATAGGCTCTCGGCCTGGGAAAAATTGACAGGATTGGTGTCGATTATGGATTACGAA TTCCATACAGGGCAGATATCTAAATACTTTTCTCATGGCAACAAAGCCGTGCCTCTAATCAAAGCTGTAATCGGAGGCGACACAATAGACTTGTTGAATCTTCGAGGAGAACAGATGTTCGACGTAAATATGTGGGCATGGTGCGATATTCTAGACAGCATGGCGACTTGTAGCCCTACTCGCCTCAAGTACGAATCGGACCTTGGACGCGCCTCCCAGCGGGGCACAGAGGAAAACGCCGCTTGTCAGGACAAAGGAATCGAGTGGTTGAATGGGATTCCCAACATATTGGCCGTCCTCCTGGCTCGTATATCTGCGTTGCGGCACAACTCGAATCTGTCGGAGCAGGAAAGGGTATCAAAGGGCGCTGAAATTGAACAACTTGTACGGAATTGGGATATCAGGCCTTTGCAGACAAAAGATTCTCGCCTGCGAATAGCACGAATAGCAGCCCAAGAGATTTGGCGCCACACTACTATTCTATATGTCCATCAT GCCATATTCAAGTCCGGCCCTGGGCACCCTATCGTTAGAGATTCTGTCAAGAATATAATCAAAATCTCTTCTACGCTTGAACCTGGTAGCAACCCGGACTCCTTTCTCTATCTCCCTTATTTTATC AGCGCATTCTACGCAACTTCACAGAAAGACAGATATAATATGCGATCTCGACTAGTCAACTGTGGGAATGCTCTCTATTTACGAAACTTGGCTCGCTGTCTAGACGAGCTATGGAAGGAAACAGAGTGTCCTGGTCGTCTGACTTGCTGGTCGGACAAAAGGCTACCAAGGATTACGTTCTGA
- a CDS encoding DNA polymerase sigma subunit produces MQAREILIKQVQNSIAQAFGHQYHVIDLTFHRAHTVLTKMKVELAIVDGRTPDGALPPIIVTPKLVSTLKSLNLQAISDPATARTSGLQVATSPSASPSTPGRLLPGLELNINYSLPFVLTRLSLFQCYFAIHPNLPALFSVTRLWLESHSLSAISPTYLASLCISYLQINFGLPNLQRSELVEGIRQDELTDTFKNEVAQWRVRPLPLSELLIGWFRYFGRRFRPKQTLISIKDGGLQSLPHSGSALRILDPFSKDHVHTPLSPADTARFVNLAKAAGDTLDKARPLREVIGQGLPNVGSPRVNIDRGMARQIWDMYQANQPSRQTLDNRAKIIDRINTLISEHFGDGYEVLQFGSTGYGVDSDSSDLDLMIKDNKRPMGFSPHVQLSAVYDVKTIAKILRKARFVEIFAIPTASVPIVKCRDPYTNIKIDVNCNELLGLRNTELLAHYCNLYQPLRPLIFFLKRWAKSYGLNDPSAQTGPPGFSSYCLALMTVAYLQTQKALPSLQSQFDAVPANRDQHGVWMRVKGRPPLWCDTRWEPPTRWDRVELPLEEVVYGWFKFWGTEINYAQTGVDIRLGGTIERQQDTGSAHGRVTPTGRRNRKGKKGDSVASATAAKGITSENTNRVATRDVSSSQNADHYVVENSNNTSQNGKQHNETAPPTPSITGANELEARMAQEELQDLRDEVESVPVANGRIIEYEQPILWRSHTMLVVDPFIRVKNVAGNVAYTQVELFRMNCQRTAEALEAGLSLDRIMGDIASDPPQNVGMVPMPMMGTVLDIRACSLLSRGRMILNTSRRRENITMTLMPTEVIELIASQLTLSFKDVIAFSLTSRRVHEATAFLVTKPLLSEDIRDTGGPGGRDNTSIGLSRALIVDLKFTLASEEASVESEQLRRLLVRAPRLRYLALRRPPLSIENQEATIRWEPTRSKTSAHPFPLRTSHFQPGAAYLSSLTHLDLNDLSIHPMILPRFPNLTHLKLSLSGHQDAYLPSEVMNIISFAKSCKLVAFEVGMHAVVGQRERLSVVKACDRILSLGDSWMKPENVVNSATELAEALQFCPDLATLSLNLSDHNPDYLAIIFHRHCPLLETFGCLTPNKIKPSARRPFIESFELVVARRTKQHGWVRCKSGINGAGVGIFGMFD; encoded by the exons TTCTGGTCTCCAAGTGGCCACTTCTCCTTCTGCGTCTCCTTCCACCCCAGGCCGACTTCTTCCGGGACTAGAGTTGAACATAAATTATTCACTTCCGTTTGTATTAACCCGTCTCAGCCTATTCCAGTGTTATTTTGCTATTCATCCTAATCTTCCTGCTTTGTTTTCTGTTACCCGACTCTGGCTTGAGTCACATTCGCTTTCTGCTATTTCTCCAACGTATTTGGCATCTCTGTGTATTAGTTATCTCCAG ATCAATTTTGGATTACCAAACTTACAGCGTTCTGAGCTCGTTGAAGGTATTCGCCAAGACGAACTGACGGACACCTTCAAAAACGAGGTTGCGCAGTGGCGGGTCAGACCCTTGCCCCTGAGCGAACTCCTGATCGGTTGGTTCCG ATACTTCGGGCGGCGCTTCCGCCCCAAGCAAACCCTGATATCCATCAAAGATGGCGGGCTCCAGAGTCTCCCCCATTCGGGCTCTGCTCTACGCATTTTGGACCCGTTTTCTAAAGATCAC GTGCACACGCCCCTGTCTCCAGCAGATACTGCTCGATTCGTAAATCTTGCAAAGGCCGCTGGAGACACTCTCGACAAAGCCCGCCCATTAAGAGAAGTGATTGGGCAAGGGCTACCGAATGTTGGTTCCCCGCGTGTGAACATAGATCGTGGAATGGCAAGGCAAATTTGGGACATGTACCAG GCCAATCAACCCTCTCGACAAACACTTGATAACCGTGCCAAAATAATAGATCGTATCAATACTCTAATCTCTGAACATTTTGGCGACGGCTATGAGGTGTTGCAATTTGGAAGCACTGGTTATGGTGTAGATTCGGACTCGAGTGATCTGGACTTGATGATCAAG GACAATAAGCGTCCAATGGGATTTTCCCCTCATGTTCAGCTGTCAG CCGTATATGATGTCAA AACCATAGCCAAGATACTACGCAAAGCTCGATTCGTGGAGATCTTTGCAATACCTACTGCCTCGGTACCTATAG TGAAATGTCGAGATCCATATACCAATATCAAAATCGACGTCAATTGCAATGAGCTTCTTGGCCTACGAAACACTGAACTCTTAGCCCATTACTGCAATCTTTACCAACCTCTTCGGCCCTTGATATTTTTCTTGAAGCGTTGGGCAAAATCGTATGGACTGAACGATCCGAGTGCACAGACAGGCCCTCCAGGGTTCAGCAGTTACTGCTTGGCACTAATGACAGTAGCCTATCTTCAG ACTCAAAAGGCGCTTCCTTCTTTACAATCTCAATTTGATGCAGTGCCCGCGAATCGAGATCAACACGGGGTGTGGATGAGGGTCAAAGGAAGGCCTCCCCTTTGGTGCGATACAAGATGGGAACCACCCACTCGCTGGGATCGAGTGGAATTACCTTTAGAAGAAGTTGTCTATGGGTGGTTCAA GTTTTGGGGTACAGAAATCAACTATGCTCAAACTGGAGTCGATATACGACTTGGAGGCACTATCGAGCGACAGCAAGACACCGGAAGTGCACATGGAAGGGTCACACCTACTGGCCGTCGAAATCGAAAGGGAAAGAAAGGGGACAGTGTGGCGAGTGCGACGGCAGCCAAGGGAATCACTTCAGAAAATACTAACAGGGTCGCAACGCGAGACGTTTCAAGCTCTCAGAACGCTGATCATTATGTGGTTGAGAATTCCAATAACACGAGCCAGAATGGGAAGCAGCATAATGAGACTGCGCCACCCACCCCTTCTATTACCGGAGCTAACGAATTG GAGGCACGAATGGCACAGGAAGAGTTACAGGATCTCCGTGACGAAGTGGAGAGTGTCCCAGTCGCCAATGGTCGGATAATTGAATATGAACAACCCATCCTGTGGAGGTCTCATACTATGCTGGTCGTCGATCCATTTATCAGAGTCAAG AATGTCGCCGGTAATGTTGCCTATACACAGGTCGAGCTATTTCGAATGAATTGCCAGCGCACGGCAGAGGCACTGGAGGCTGGGCTTTCATTAGACCGGATAATGGGAGATATAGCGTCTGATCCACCACAGAATGTTGGAATGGTGCCTATGCCTATGATGGGGACAG TGTTGGATATTCGCGCTTGCTCGCTTCTCAGTCGGGGAC GAATGATCCTCAACACGAGTCGCCGAAGAGA GAACATTACAATGACCTTGATGCCCACTGAGGTTATCGAGCTCATTGCTTCTCAACTGACCCTTAGCTTTAAAGACGTAATTGCGTTCTCGTTGACTTCGAGGAGGGTACACGAGGCTACCGCGTTTCTCGTCACAAAACCTTTATTGTCAGAAGATATTCGCGACACAGGCGGTCCAGGAGGTAGAGATAACACATCTATCGGATTGTCAAG AGCTTTAATTGTTGATTTGAAATTTACTTTGGCATCGGAAGAAGCGTCGGTCGAGAGTGAACAACTGCGGCGCTTACTCGTTAGGGCACCTCGCCTCCGATATCTTGCCCTCCGCCGCCCTCCTCTCTCGATCGAGAATCAAGAAGCCACAATCCGGTGGGAACCAACTCGATCTAAAACGAGTGCTCACCCCTTCCCCTTGCGGACCTCCCATTTTCAACCTGGGGCGGCTTATCTCTCAAGCCTAACGCATCTCGATTTGAACGATTTGAGCATACACCCTATGATACTCCCTCGTTTCCCTAACCTCACACATCTAAAATTATCGCTCAGTGGCCATCAAGACGCGTATCTACCATCTGAGGTCATGAACATTATAAGCTTTGCCAAATCTTGTAAATTGGTTGCGTTCGAAGTTGGGATGCATGCTGTGGTAGGACAAAGGGAGCGGCTAAGCGTGGTCAAGGCGTGT GACAGAATATTGAGCTTGGGTGATAGCTGGATGAAACCAGAG AACGTTGTCAATTCAGCGACAGAGCTAGCCGAGGCCCTCCAATTTTGCCCTGACCTTGCTACCCTCTCACTCAACCTTTCTGATCATAACCCTGACTATCTTGCTATCATATTCCATCGGCATTGTCCGCTACTTGAGACGTTTGGGTGTTTGACGCCGAACAAGATTAAACCCAGTGCTAGACGCCCTTTTATCGAATCATTTGAACTAGTTGTGGCCAGAAGGACTAAACAACACGGATGGGTGCGGTGCAAAAGCGGTATAAATGGGGCAGGAGTAGGCATTTTTGGGATGTTCGATTAA
- a CDS encoding major facilitator superfamily transporter, producing the protein MAAIPPTTSANLPDASDASPLQPPERDLGRAIATDREPQLQSNQCGMEMGTLSGNTAKCSTLSLNSESSEWNMSTKKEWIAIAACCWSVFSVGWNDATTGPLLPAFQAHYGVNFTVVSMLFVSNCVGFLSAAVVNIRLTDQLGLGKIILFGAMLQVLAYSLLAPALPFPVMCVAYAINGFGVGFQDAQANGFIAGLPKKSSEKMGLLHAVYGAGAFVSPLVATQFAQSTRLRRQHEITGQPDPKLAYYAENAKISGNDNKYKEIFSSRAVQLMSFFIWVYVGLEVTIGGWIVTFIIDERGGGPSSGYISSGFFGGLMLGRVVLLWVNKKIGERRVIYVYCILCIGLELVVWLVPHLVGNAVAVSMVGLLLGKPMYPIAMNVTNTIVPKRIITESIGWIASFGQAGSAVFPFMTGALAEKHSVKVMQPLVVGMTGVLIVLWTLIPRPTNGK; encoded by the exons ATGGCAGCCATTCCTCCCACTACTTCAGCCAATCTCCCAGATGCTAGTGACGCTTCGCCTCTTCAGCCTCCTGAAAGAGATTTGGGGAGGGCCATCGCTACTGATCGCGAACCTCAACTCCAGAGCAATCAATGTggaatggaaatgggaacacTCAGTGGGAACACGGCCAAATGTAGTACTTTATCTTTAAACTCGGAGTCTTCGGAATGGAACATGAGCACCAAAAAAGAGTGGATTGCAATTGCTGCTTGTTGTTGGTCTGTTTTCTCG GTCGGGTGGAATGATGCCACTACTGGCCCCCTACTACCTGCTTTCCAAGCGCACTATGGAGTGAACTTCACAGTTGTATCTATGCTCTTCGTATCAAACTGCGTTGGATTTCTCTCTGCTGCCGTAGTTAACA TTCGTCTGACTGACCAGTTGGGACTTGGGAAAATTATACTATTCG GCGCTATGCTCCAGGTGTTGGCGTACTCGCTTTTGGCTCCTGCTCTTCCATTTCCTGTGATGTGTGTCG CCTACGCGATCAATGGCTTTG GCGTTGGATTTCAAGACGCACAGGCAAATGGGTTTATAGCAGGCCTGCCAAAGAAATCATCAGAGAAGATGGGGTTATTGCATGCTGTTTATG GCGCTGGAGCATTTGTTTCGCCCCTGGTTGCAACACAATTCGCCCAGTCGACGAG GCTTCGTAGGCAACATG AAATAACCGGCCAACCTGATCCTAAGCTTGCCTATTATGCCGAGAATGCCAAAATTTCCGGTAATGATAATAAGTACAAAGAGATTTTTAGCTCCCGGGCCGTTCAATTAATGTCCTTCTTTATCTGGGTTTATGTCGGGCTTGAGGTCACAATTGGCG GCTGGATCGTCACT TTCATTATTGATGAGCGTGGTGGCGGACCTTCTTCCGGATACATATCCAGCGGTTTCTTTGGAG GCTTAATGCTTGGACGTGTGGTCTTACTTTGGGTTAACAAAAAG ATTGGGGAACGTCGCGTTATCTACGTCTACTGTATTTTGTGCATCGGGCTCGAACTAGTTGTATGGCTCGTTCCCCATCTTGTTGGAAACGCTGTCGCAGTCTCCATGGTCGGGTTGCTTCTTGGTAA ACCTATGTATCCAATCGCAATGAATGTTACTAATACGATCGTCCCGAAGCG AATCATTACGGAGAGTATTGGCTGGATTGCATC GTTTGGCCAAGCGGGATCTGCAGTCTTCCCATTCATGACCGGCGCGCTAGCCGAAAAG CATAGTGTCAAAGTAATGCAGCCCTT GGTGGTCGGAATGACCGGGGTACTTATTGTGCTATGGACGTTGATCCCTAGACCCACGAACGGAAAATAA
- a CDS encoding 50S ribosome-binding GTPase, producing the protein MNTDAPKLIAFGATGTGKTTFINDASGENLEVGDDLESCTHEVAPTQVFRIDGQDVVLIDTPGFDDTELSDTEILKRITAFLTSSYKRLQADGHNLPSPHYRRSSGRYFSSYIPDSPWIMWSRNFDQRLDCHQYVVGPTDCKGDSNEKQLRDNSKFFQPAIGAGARMVRRPYKDTRSALDIIRMLLEKSPVTMKVQRQIVDEGEGFYSTEAAKVLGEELAKMEQKYIKEMEEVKEELRQAKEQITPKPYRSFKISSPSPSQSLLDFPGRSSHLGRVLKKSACGGKAESPMRREYGAMQRKGSKRWNLNLKSYKAAPTERVEKNSGDWKE; encoded by the exons ATGAATACAGACGCTCCTAAGTTGATTGC ATTCGGAGCTACTGGCACTGGTAAAACGACA TTCATCAACGATGCAAGTGGCGAGAACCTTGAAGTGGGAGATGACCTCGAGTCGTGTACACATGAAGTCGCTCCCACTCAGGTATTCAGAATCGACGGCCAAGATGTTGTTCTGATTGACACCCCCGGGTTCGATGACACTGAACTCAGCGATACCGAGATTCTTAAACGCATTACTGCATTCCTCACATCCAG CTATAAACGGCTACAAGCTGACGGGCATAATCTACCTTCACCGCATTACCGACGTTCGAGTGGGCGGTATTTCTCGTCGTACATTCCAGATTCTCCGTGGATTATGTGGTCAAGAAACTTTGACCAACGTCTTGATTGTCACCAATATGTGGTCGGACCCACCGACTGCAAAGGAGATTCAAACGAGAAGCAGCTTCGAGATAACTCCAAGTTCTTTCAGCCAGCTATAGGTGCGGGTGCTCGTATGGTTCGACGGCCTTACAAGGACACTAGATCGGCGCTTGACATCATCCGTATGCTCCTGGAGAAATCACCAGTTACAATGAAAGTCCAGCGCCAAATAGTCGATGAAGGAGAAGGCTTCTATTCAACTGAGGCGGCTAAGGTACTGGGGGAAGAACTCGCCAAGATGGAACAGAAATACATCAAAGAGATGGAAGAGGTGAAGGAAGAGCTACGTCAAGCGAAGGAGCAAATAACACCCAAGCCCTATCGGAGCTTCAAGATTTCCTCGCCCAGTCCATCGCAGAGTCTGCTCGACTTTCCAGGGAGATCCAGTCACTTAGGGAGGGTTTTGAAGAAGAGCGCTTGCGGTGGGAAAGCCGAGTCACCAATGCGGAGAGAGTACGGAGCGATGCAGAGAAAAGGCAGCAAGAGATGGAACTTGAACTTAAAGAGTTACAAAGCCGCGCCGACCGAGCGAGTGGAGAAGAACTCAGGAGATTGGAAAGAATGA
- a CDS encoding Fungal specific transcription factor domain: MIQLELENDAISPWIKLAGLWELLNYEYFDGILSSYYAHLNQAASVVRLALGSNTIDILKLSGEQTFDLRCIAWADILSSMALTRPTLLNYESDIHNRPQYDDSGDPDKGVEWRTETCLHFIRGKVECGHEIQQLVCDWKFRPVPAQRSALRVARVASQEIWRHAAILYIHQSILKSDSSNPVVRNSVKLIIQIASTLIPGVNPDCFLAVPYFISAEGLHQYPELIGLIYGELYFVVAPSFGFVLVRTQPDGREEILGCILGTPDTRKFEPAIDEQWFSQLRSDYPQNPYPFNSTQADRVMIDRIHQPETTPPEVLATTRAHIHIDLLPQAQRQGWGSKLMGKAVNYLKKQGCDSLFVGIEPRMHAAVHFTSRWIQASYFMGRLLSSRL; the protein is encoded by the exons ATGATTCAACTCGAACTAGAGAATGATGCCATTTCCCCTTGGATAAAGCTAGCAGGCTTGTGGGAATTATTGAACTACGAA TATTTTGACGGAATTCTGTCCTCTTATTATGCCCACCTTAACCAAGCCGCCTCCGTCGTTCGGCTCGCCTTAGGAAGCAACACCATCGACATTCTGAAATTGAGCGGAGAGCAAACTTTCGATCTTCGTTGTATTGCATGGGCCGACATCCTAAGTAGCATGGCGCTTACTCGTCCCACCTTGCTCAACTATGAATCGGATATTCACAACCGACCTCAATACGACGACTCTGGTGATCCTGACAAAGGAGTAGAATGG CGCACTGAGACATGCTTGCATTTCATTCGAGGAAAAGTAGAATGTGGGCATGAAATTCAACAACTTGTCTGTGATTGGAAATTTCGACCCGTCCCTGCACAACGTTCGGCGTTACGAGTAGCACGAGTTGCCTCACAGGAGATATGGCGTCACGCAGCTATTTTATACATACATCAG TCGATACTCAAATCTGATTCCAGTAATCCTGTTGTAAGAAACTCGGTCAAACTTATCATCCAAATTGCGTCTACACTCATTCCTGGAGTAAACCCCGATTGTTTCCTTGCAGTCCCATATTTCATT TCTGCTGAAGGACTGCATCAATACCCGGAGCTCATCGGGCTTATTTACGGCGAGCTTTATTTTGTAGTCGCACCTTCCTTTGGTTTCGTCCTTGTTCGGACACAGCCGGACGGTCGTGAGGAAATACTTGGATGCATTCTTGGCACACCCGACACCCGCAAGTTCGAACCGGCAATCGACGAGCAGTGGTTTTCCCAGCTCCGGTCAGACTATCCTCAGAATCCGTACCCATTCAACTCTACTCAGGCTGACCGTGTTATGATCGACCGTATTCACCAACCTGAAACGACGCCCCCAGAGGTTCTTGCCACAACTCGCGCCCACATTCATATTGATTTGCTGCCCCAAGCACAAAGACAAGGATGGGGATCAAAGTTGATGGGGAAAGCTGTGAATTACCTCAAAAAACAGGGTTGTGACTCATTATTCGTTGGGATTG AGCCGAGAATGCACGCGGCCGTGCATTTTACCTCGCGTTGGATTCAAGCATCATACTTCATGGGGAGATTATTATCGTCTCGACTTTAA